The Lysobacter gummosus sequence GGTCGCTCGGTGTGCACTCCAGTGCATGGCACAGCGCAATCAACAGCGCCATGTTCATCCGTTCGGGCACGTGATTTACCACTCGTCCCAACTGCACCTCGGAGATGAACGGGTAGTGGTTTTTAAGAAGACGACGCAGGGCGGCCACGCTGGGTACGCCGCGTTCGGTCATGACCTCACGCAGTCGCCAGAACACACGTGGCAGGGAAGAGGGTGGGTCTATCATGTCGACTCCTTCTTTTTCAGGTGTTGCTTGACCAATTGCCGAGCCCGATCACGGATGAAGGCCTCGGGGAGATGCGTGTAGACCTGAGTGGTGGAGGCATGGGCGTGGCCATGCCGTTGCTGAGTGAAATGCAACGGCACATTGGCCTCGGCTTCGTGGGAGACCGACATGTGACGCAGCCCGTGCGTGGACATAGTCGAGGGGTCAATGCCGCACACCTGC is a genomic window containing:
- a CDS encoding helix-turn-helix domain-containing protein; translated protein: MTERGVPSVAALRRLLKNHYPFISEVQLGRVVNHVPERMNMALLIALCHALECTPSDLLHWGTCVPASPNDKPTRAHKPAREPSMEDIARLKGPAFTVFTSERKENAS